From the genome of Hippoglossus stenolepis isolate QCI-W04-F060 chromosome 13, HSTE1.2, whole genome shotgun sequence:
TGTGACCTTTTTGAGTCTAACTTTGCTCCTTAAACTGTCAAGTCTGAACTGGAGGTCACTTAAAATGACCTTATAAGATACTGAGAGGCCCCTAAATTGTGCCATCAGTCATTTTAATGCCCAAATATTGTAGAACCtcttatatattttcatatttgttgGGGATGTTATCAACAACAAGTCACCAAGGACAGGACGTGGGAGACCTGCTTGGCTTAAAGCACCAATCAATTGTAAACATCCAACTTGTTCTAAAACCGGAGGAACAGCCCTCCCCCAATCTGCACTCCACAGTGTGAAAATACTCTGTTCATGCAGCAGTGGCCGCCTTGTCAATGCCACAGGAGGCCAGAGAGGCCCAGACACTTTGTGGTCGAGCCTCAGATACCTTTCATACAGGTGTGTGGAATCCTCCAGAAGGTCAACTATTGAGATACTGATGTAGCAGCAGGGCCCCTGAGCCTTTGCTTTAGGTATCCAGGCACAATGAGAACCCATCCACCTGTATGCAGCAGGAGCCCCCGATGGCTCAATGAACAGGTTTCACTTAATAACGAGGTTTATGTTACAAAAATCTGGTTATTTCATTTATCTATCTCCTTCTTATTAGTATTAGTActactcatttatttattaattatataatatactaataaatgcaaataatcacaatGGGCATGTGATAATGTGTGTGAATTGGAACTTCATTTGCAATTACTTCATTCATATTAAACACAAGTTATCATTTACTTTACATATACACCTGGTCAGTTTGTTCCGTTATACATTTAGATTATTACTTGCATGCAAGTGATGGAACCATCTATTTTATGCAGTAACATTATGTAAACACTccttattaaataatttattgtataaatacttattacaataaaaattgtataataataatcataaaatctTATAATATAAGCAAAGACAACCATGCtctaaaatagattttaaaattgCAGTGTATTTTGAAATTTGACTTCATCTTGTTCCTTGTCACAATAACaatcatacatttatttataaaattcTTGTTATGAAGTATGATTTGAGTTTACTGCAGGTCATCTTTACTCCTGTATCACTGTGGCTCTTTTTACAAATGATACAGACTCTTTGTTCATCAATCagcaaatcatgttttattcattatttacatatttgtattttgtcttgCTAATTGATCAAAAGGAAAATCATATATCAATCTCAACAAAAATTAAGCCAAGTATTCATAACATCTCATAATACTTACTAATCATTATTAAGGTCAAATAATTAGTAAGTTAATGATGAAAGAAGGTCACATCTGCACAAGGACATTATATCGTACTTTATTTCTAAGGTTTAGCTTCTTTGTCATGTTTTGACAGGAGACATTCTGATATAGTTTTTCTAATTTCTGGTAATTCAGGCCATACACAAGAGGATTCAGAATCGGAGGAATCACAACAAACTCAAGTGACAGAATTACACCTAGAAATCGATTCAGCTCTTCAACATTAATTCTGCTGAGGGCAATGTCACAAAACACAGTGATGGAATAACTGACAAATGTAACAATGTGTGGCACACAGCTTTGTACTACTTGGTCTTGAATTTGAACTGCGTTTACACACCAAAAATATTTTGCTACATGTAAACAGGACAAAAGCCAGGGGAAGAAAACTGTGCTTGAAGTAACAAACATTCCAACAAGGTTATTGATCAGAGTAGTAAACACATACAGTTTTACGACAGGCCAGTTTGCACAAAACACCTTTGGTATCTTATTGCCACACAAAGGAAGCCtgagtgacagaaaacacaaactgcagcagaaatggACGGAAAAAACCCACGCTACCACAGTCAACTTAGACACCACCTTCAAGGTTATTTTGCTGTGGTAGGTGCAAAGGGTTGGCATACACGAAGGGGTATCGATCAGGCGCCATAATGCCAAAAATGGTGGTCACAGGATGCATAGGAGTAAAATGATGTAGACCTGAGTGAAACATGCCGACCGTGAGATCAAATGAGACAGACAAAAGGTCTCTGAGAAATCTGAGAGGAAGAAGTCAGCAGAGTCACATATAGAGTTAATAGAGAGGCACATAATGAAACAGGCATAAGCCATGTAATTTCTTCTCTGTGATATTGCCAGTATTATGACCAGATTAGCTGCTGAGACAATAAAACGCATACAgcaagaaacacagacaaatgttgCAGCTGTAGCTGCCTAAGTTCACAAACATGTGAGGTTAAATAAGGGGATTAGGGAGAGCTTCATTTACCTCTATAGACAGATTGTAGTGGTTCAGCTAAGGAGAAAACTCGAGTAATCATCTTCACAGTTACAGTGCAGCTGCCCCCTCCCTTTACCTGTTTACTCACTACACCCAGCAGTTACTGTGATAAATGACATTACAATTATGAGTTAGAGCTATATACGTATGtgaatatatagaaatatagtcATCAATAAGTAAGTTAATCAGAATAAAGTCTTTGAGGTCACTCTGCTCCTGAATGATCCTCAAGCTGGCTGTGTGTGGTCTGTGGCAGGGAAGGTTACCACTGGTTTCACCAAAGCAGCTGAGAGCCTCTTTaacttgtcacacacacattgttattACATCATCACAGGCATCACTCCTTTGGGAAACTGGAcatgaaagtgtaaaaatcaCTTTAAGATTAAAACCCTTTTACTGATCATAACAATAACTATGTAGAAAACAAATTACTCCGGGCCGTACCTCTGCACAAATTTCCAACCAACTTTACTGGCATATGAAGACAAAGCTGACAGTGATGGTATCTGGTCAATTGTCACCTCATCTTCAATGTGGAGTTGTGTCTCAAACTTAGTGTCAGCACAATCCACTTCAAAGATCCAGGATAGATCAAGTATGTATGATTTTGAGCACTGGCAGTATATACACTCACAAACTACTATGTTAGGAACACCATACTCATACTGGGTGGGGCCTCTGTTCTCTAAATTACCTCAATTATTAATGGCATTTGTTCCACACAATGTTGGGAAAGTtcctgctccatgttgacatgacgGCATCAGGTCATTTGTCAGTTGAACATTCAGGGCACTGCCACGCATACATGCAAAATTCATCAGCGGTGAACCTTTGCCTCCTGTCCACTTCCAATTTAGGAGgtcaataaaacatttccctCTTATGGCGAGGGAAATCGTGGCATGGTGTTTATTTTTGGCGATATTCCCTTAGCATTCACGTTCACTGCTGGTCTCTTATTGTTCATGATCATGAAACAAGTGAGAAGTTTTTTGCTTTGTGACAAGGTGCATTACCATGCTGGAAATAGCTGGTAGAAGACAGTACATCGTAGCCTTAAAGGGATGAACATGGTCTACAATAACAGTCAGACAGACTGTTGCATTCAGAGCTTGGTATTATGGGCCCAAAttgtgccaagaaaatatcccccacaTCATTACATTAAAGCAGGTTGGTTTACGTGCTATCGATGCCAGATTCTGAGCTTGTCATCTGCAGCcgcagcagaaatccagatttaCATATTTCCAGTGTCTGTCCAGTGTTGGCGAGTCTGTGTCTACTGCAGCTCTTAGCGGACAGAAGAGGAACCCAACATGGTCTTCTACTGTTGTAGCCAAACCACCTCAAGACTGGACCTGTTGTTCATTCTGAGATTGTTTTCTGCTCACTACAGTTGTGAAGAGTCTGAGCTACTGTAGATTTTCTGTCAGCTCCATTCAGTCGTTGGTCATCCGAGCATTGGCTCTACACTGAGACCCAAAACCCCAGCATGTGTCTTGGATACATAGACATTACTTGTTATTACTTTTGAGTTTATTGTTAGTTACAGCGTTTTCATTGGACTTACTGGCAGTCAGATATATATCAAATATCGCTACCCTCATCATTCAATACAGTGTGGTTAGACTTATAGAATGTGACGTGTGACTCTTATTGAATGATACTTCAGTCACCAGATAAATGTGTTTaggaaacaaatgcagacatcTAAAACCTTTTGGCATGATGTCCGATACAGAGATAACTGCTTAGACCTAAAGACTTCATAGTACGATATTGGTACCAAGTGCACAACAACAACTTTTGTTACTCAACTATATGTTTAAAGACCGTGTAAGTCTTTAACTTTATGACCCTAATACACTTTTCAAAAGAACTGGCCATATTCCCCGAGTGATGTAAGGTTACTGCAACGGCTTTTGTTAGTCCCAGTTCCCTCTTCAATGCCCACCACTGAGATCCCTTGAGTATCTTCACCAGGTGCTAGAGAACCAGAGCAATTAGTGTTACTTTTGCTTAGTTTTttcattgaaagaaaaaaataaacatgaaatgcTACTTTAAAGGATAGATATGGGTTTGGTTTCCATCAACATAATGGTTAATGATGTCAAGACTTTAATGAGAGCCCATGGGGCAGAACACGGcatgctttgtttttcaaaggttATAAATACTAAGTAACTAATTTGTAAGTGGTCAACAGGTCATTATCTCCATCATCCCTCAAGAGCAATTAAACACACTTGGCAACCCTGGAGGCCCATCCTGGGCAaccaagacaaaacaaagatgtttttcaGTGTTGGTCAAGAGAATGAACAATAAACTTAGTTTAAAGCAACATGCAACATTGACGGGGCCTTGCAGCTTCACTACAGCTGCTGTTATAGTGAAGTGTCACAATTCAGAATCTCTATGATCTTTGGATTCAAGGAGCAGCCTGTTCTGTCATGTGAATGGGTCATGCACTTGTAGGTGGTCATGGTTTCAACTTTCCAAAACAGTAATGTCTGTTCAATTATCCACTGGTGACAAATGAAAGGGTTGAAAGAGACAAAGATAACACAGAGCAAAAATGAATTAACAATCTCAAAGCTCTGGTAGATCTTACTGATAGCAATTGTGTTTACACATGAACTTATGCCACAATCACATCGCAAACGACTGCCAGAAATGCAATGATTaagaaaaaatactttatttatgtagGGGTAGAAAACCCTGGTATAAAACAgggaatagttcacccaaaaatgataatgaactcattatctactccccactatgccgatggaggggtgggtgaagtgtttgagtccacaaaacgccgctggagtttcaggggtaaacataAGATATTAGGgacttatcttcagacgtaaaaaaaacaacagtaaaaaaacataaaaacatgtctccatactgctcatgtggtgtcatccaagtgtccacatgCCCCCACATTCATATTCGAGTCGAAACGAGTTATTCATTCTTTTGTAAGTATGCAGTTGTTAAATACCCTCTGCAAAAATGATTTGGCATTGATGGGGTAAGCAAGAGGCCCTTTCCCTGTGACTCACTGTCAACATGTCTGCAGCTCAGTAAACTTGAGTTTCTTAATTTCACATTAAACAAGTAGAAAAAATGTTCTATACACAAAACAGCTCTTCCTTCAAGGCGTTAAATGTCTGCGTTCTCCATTGTTTGACACTGCAGCTTGATTTACTTAGTAACTTAACTCTGTTGAACATAGTGATTATTTTCCAGCGTGTTAGGTATTAAAAAGAAGACTTAACTACCCTGCAGGAATTGGGTGAAGTGTGTGTCCTGGAAACGGCTTAAGTTAAAGGGAACATAACAAATGCTGACAAGagactgaaatataaaataaggaGGAGCTTTACTCAAAAAGGTGGACTTCTGGAACAAAGGTCAGAGAAGGCACAGCTGACAACCGATCAGAAAGACAAGACTAAAAGAAACACCACCATGACACACCGGTTCTTTGAGGGGAAGGATCACGCCTCCATCTACCAAAAGTATCGCTTTGCACCTCCAGATGAGGTCAAAGATATTATTTTGCGATACTTATCAGATAAGGTAAGACGTGGTCAGTACTATGAAGATACAATACAATAGCAAAGTGCATAACGAGCTCTGGAATAGGGTATTCTGCTTATTTGTTGTGAAAACTGAGAGTTGTTGGGGAACCTGCAACATTCATCATACTGACAACGAATactacatatactgtatgttgtgatCCTCAGAAGGGACAGCCACATGTGCTGGCAGTAGATCTGGGATGTGGGACAGGCCAGACCTCTCGACTATTGGCGCCGCACTTTAAAGAAGTCGTGGGAATTGACATCAGTGAGTGTCAGCTGGAGGAGGCCAGAGCTGTGCCAGGGTTCCCCAACATCGAGTACAGGTAAGACGTCTGGAGGGGCTGTTACGCtaacctgaacacaacctgaattATGTAAAatcttgtttgttgatttgtacAAATATTCTTCGTGGCTCCTTTAGATCTGGAGTTTATTGCTCCTCTCATAAAGTGCCCTGCCTAGACTGCAGAAATTAGCTTTTCTAGGATCCATCCCTATCACTGATTTGGTGACTGCGAATTTGTCCAAACGGCTCTAGTGGGTTGGCTGTTCAATGCCAGACTTGGACAGAGGGCCTCTGCATTCAATTTCCGATGCCTTGATCCCCAAATTCATGGCAAGGGTGAAGAGAGTAATTGAGGCTCCACTCAATTTTCATTCTCTTTTCAAACTGACACTAATCTGATGTTGTATTTCTAGAAGTTACTCTGCGCCTACACAACTAGGCCCCCCTTTCCTTTGTGCACCTCTCTGATCAGCTGGGCGACAACTCCAATGTGTTAAAAGCTCCCAGGAATCCCAGAAACACTACACACCTTTTCTGAGGTGTCAATGAAGGTATTCTCATGGATGAAGTCCTGTAATCCTTCTGGATAAGTCACTGAAGGAGACTTAACTGAGGTTGAGTTCTGTTTCTATGGTACCCAGATGCCTACCTGTAATGGTTTATTCTTGCGCGAAATCACATGAATGAAATTCAGACTTTAAAGAGAAGCGTTCATGTAACCAGTGGTAATGGTTGTATCAGTGAACAGTGTTCAGTTGTCTTTCTCTGTGCTATTTATCTGGACTCACAGGCTGTTCTGTCTGTTGCACCTGCAGGAAAGGGAGAGCAGAGGAACTTCCATTATCTGACGGCTCTGTAGACTTGGTGACGGCATCAGCAGCAGCCCACTGGTTTGATCACTCAAGGTTCCTGGCCGAGGCCAATCGGGTTCTGAAGCCCAGGGGCTGCATTGCTCTGCTGAGTTACACTATTCAGAACAACAGACTTTCCTACCAGAACTGTGGAGAACAACTTAACAGCCTCTATGAAGAGGTGGGtgtaataactgaaatcattattttagtcaaatgtgaaaataaggATAACACCACAACTTCCAGAGTTATTCAGTAAAGTGGAGATAATGCTACTGTGGCACAGGGGTCTCTCCCACAACAGCCAGAGGTGAACCTGTTG
Proteins encoded in this window:
- the zgc:162396 gene encoding uncharacterized methyltransferase C25B8.09; the encoded protein is MTHRFFEGKDHASIYQKYRFAPPDEVKDIILRYLSDKKGQPHVLAVDLGCGTGQTSRLLAPHFKEVVGIDISECQLEEARAVPGFPNIEYRKGRAEELPLSDGSVDLVTASAAAHWFDHSRFLAEANRVLKPRGCIALLSYTIQNNRLSYQNCGEQLNSLYEEVTQLLMPYTSINPVAQCNSKLEELYSAIPFPDKERIETEVKSFITLKNLVGFIETLSMFQTYKKKDPQAANDLLLNTEKRFLDEMGVTSPDTEIEWTMEYFCVLASKPQ